In a genomic window of Gadus macrocephalus chromosome 9, ASM3116895v1:
- the si:ch73-62b13.1 gene encoding carbohydrate sulfotransferase 1-like: protein MECSWKTVLLLVCASLGVQYTAIRTLSDTLPGPCQGSLNCHARQPRDSRWKALCEDAWLPSASPQKHILLFATTRSGSSFTGQLLNQHPGVFYVFEPLYHVQQAFSNTSSRQRRTLDRRALLGAYRDLLLNLYTCDLRFMENYIRPEPQEHVTGAFFRRSSSHALCTPPVCPAKSEAVADGLPDETWCPKDCGALNLTLASASCLSKGHVAIKTVRVPEIADLRTLIEDPRLDLKVIHLVRDPRAILASRMMAFSDQFRAWKIWNATRRQPRYVDLSQITSTCKDMAASVETGLRRPSWLRGRYLLVRYEDLASNPEERASDIHRFVGLQKDSRVSSWISQNTNRDACSPSEWNFRYSTTRDSRATAESWRLRLDYDIVKTLQSLCSDTLALLGYKQARSLVQLRNMSYSLVEARTFQPPL, encoded by the exons ATGGAGTGCTCCTGGAAGacagtgctgctgctggtgtgcGCGTCCCTGGGGGTTCAGTACACGGCCATCCGGACCCTGAGCGACACCCTCCCCGGACCCTGCCAGGGATCCCTCAACTGCCACGCCAGACAGCCCCGAG ACTCAAGGTGGAAAGCCTTGTGTGAAGACGCCTGGCTGCCCTCCGCCTCGCCCCAGAAACACATCCTCCTGTTTGCGACCACGCGCAGCGGCTCGTCCTTCACCGGCCAGCTCCTCAACCAGCACCCGGGGGTCTTCTACGTGTTCGAGCCCCTCTACCATGTCCAGCAGGCCTTCTCCAACACCAGCAGCAGACAGCGCCGGACGCTGGATCGCCGAGCGCTCCTGGGCGCCTACAGGGACCTGCTCCTGAACCTCTACACCTGCGACCTCCGCTTCATGGAGAACTACATCCGCCCCGAGCCGCAGGAGCACGTCACCGGCGCCTTCTTCCGACGCAGCTCCAGCCACGCCCTCTGCACGCCCCCCGTGTGCCCGGCCAAGAGCGAGGCGGTGGCCGACGGGCTGCCGGACGAGACCTGGTGCCCCAAGGACTGCGGGGCGCTGAACCTCACCCTGGCCTCTGCGTCGTGCCTGTCCAAGGGACACGTGGCCATCAAGACGGTCCGCGTCCCCGAGATCGCGGACCTGCGCACCTTGATCGAGGACCCCCGTCTGGACCTGAAGGTCATCCACCTGGTGCGGGACCCCCGGGCCATCCTGGCCTCGCGCATGATGGCGTTCTCGGATCAGTTCCGCGCCTGGAAGATATGGAACGCCACCCGGCGACAGCCGCGCTACGTGGACCTGTCGCAGATCACGAGCACCTGCAAGGACATGGCGGCCTCCGTGGAGACGGGGCTGCGGAGGCCCTCCTGGCTGCGGGGGCGGTACCTGCTGGTGCGCTACGAGGACCTGGCCTCCAACCCCGAGGAAAGGGCCTCGGACATCCACAGGTTTGTGGGGCTGCAGAAGGACAGCCGGGTGTCGTCGTGGATCTCGCAGAACACAAACAGGGACGCGTGCTCTCCGTCCGAGTGGAACTTCAGATACTCCACCACCCGGGACTCCAGAGCCACGGCGGAGAGCTGGAGGCTCCGACTGGACTATGACATCGTGAAGACCTTGCAGAGTCTGTGTAGCGACACCCTGGCTCTGCTGGGTTATAAACAGGCTCGCTCGTTAGTGCAGCTCAGAAACATGTCCTATAGTTTGGTGGAAGCAAGAACCTTCCAGCCTCCGCTATGA